The Aerococcaceae bacterium DSM 111021 region TTCTCCAATATCAGTTAGTCGTCCATAATTAGTACTATATTGCTCTGATGAACTTGGATCAAACTTGAAATCACCTGTATAAACAATTGATCCTTCATCTGTTGAAACTACAATACCAAGTGAACCAGGAATAGTATGTGTTGTTCTGAAAAAGCTTACTGTTGCATCTTCAAATTCTATCTCTACATCTTCATCAATTTTGAAAAAATTCTCAATGTGTTGATGTAATCCTTGAGCTTTGGCTGATATAGTAGCTAACTCAATTGTTAATTCCGTTCCGAATACTGGCGCATTTATCTTGTCTAATAAATATGGCAATGCACCCATTGCATCATCATGACCATGCGTTAGGAAAATCCCTACGATTTGATCTTTCTTTTCTATTAAATATGTAAAGTCTGGAATTACTGCGTCGATACCAAGTAATTCTTCTTCTGGAAAGACTAGTCCGCAATCCAGCACAAAGATTGACTCGTTTACTTCTACGACGTAAAGATTTTTACCTTCTTCACGCACCCCACCTAGCGGGATTATTTTTATTGTACTCATTTGACACCTCTTTATTAAATTAATTTCATTTTGTTAATATACTTAACATATTATATCACAGATACGAATAAAATAAAAAATTGCTTTCATTATATTGTAAAAAGAAATATGGTTGTGTATCTTTACACTTCCTTGCTCAATATTTAGATGGGATTAAATAAAAAAAGACAAGCTCACATTCTATGAGACTTGTCTTTATAAAATAAACTATTCTTTTTCAATTAAAGCTTTACGAGATAAGTTAATTCGTCCTTTGTCATCAATTTCTTGAACACGAACTTTTACTTTATCGTTAAGTGTTAATACGTCTTCTACTTGATTAACACGGCGGTGTTCTAATTCAGATATATGAACTAAACCATCTTTACCAGGTAAAATCTCTACAAACGCACCGAATTTTTCAATACGTTTAACAGTACCTTCATAGATTTCTCCTGCTTTAACTTCGTGTGTTAATTGTTCGATTATTTCTTTAGCACGGTTAATCATTGATTGATCCGTAGAAGCAATACTTACATTACCTTCGTCATCAATATCAATTTTAACGCCTGTTTCATCAATAATCTTATTGATTGTATCTCCACCACGACCAATAACTACTTTGATCTTGTCTGGTTTAATTTGAATCATTTCAATCTTAGGAGCATATGGGCTTAACTCCGTTCTTGGTTCAGAAATCGTTGAAGTAATTTCTTCAAGAATAGCAAGTCGAGCTTGACGAGCTTGAACTAATGCTTCATCCAATATTTGTTCCGTGATTCCTTCAATTTTAATATCCATTTGTAGCGCAGTAATACCTTTTTCAGTACCCGCTACTTTAAAGTCCATATCGCCTAAAGCGTCTTCAAGTCCTTGGATATCCGTTAAAATCGTATAATTATCGCCAGCCATAACTAATCCCATCGCAATACCAGCTACAGGCGCTTTAATTGGCACTCCAGCATCTAATAATGCTAATGTTCCAGCACAAATACTTGCTTGAGAAGATGAACCGTTCGATTCTAACACTTCAGACACAAGACGAATCGTGTATGGGAAAACATCTTCATCAGGAATAATTTGAGCTAATGCACGCTCACCCAAAGCTCCATGCCCCACTTCACGACGGCCAGCGCTACCCATACGTCCAGTTTCACCAACTGAATATGGAGGAAAATTGTAATGGTGAATAAAGCGTTTTGACTCTTCTACACCAAGTCCATCAATAATTTGATGCTCTCCTAATGGAGCTAATGTAGCTACTGTTAAAGCTTGAGTTTGCCCACGAGTGAATAGGCCTGATCCGTGAGTACGTGGTAAAATACCAACACGTGATGCTAACGGACGAATTTGATCCACTTTACGACCATCAGGACGAATACGATCAGCTGTAATTAAATGACGAACTACATCTTTTTCAAGTGCTTGTAAAGCAGAATTAACAGATGAAAGTACTTCATCTACATCTGGATTTTCTACGTGTAACTCTTCGTAGTATGCAACTGCACCTTGCATAACTTCAGCAATTGCTTCTTCTCGTGCTAATTTTTCTTCAGTTTTAATAGCATTGATCATTGCTTCACGATAACGAGTCGTAATTTCTTCCATAATTTCTTCATCATTCTGTACAATTGTTAATTCAAATTTATCTTTACCAATTTGTTCGATGATTTTATCTTGGAATTCGTTGATATCTTTAATTGCACGATGTCCGAATAATAATGCTTCTAGCATCTCATCTTCCGGAACTTCTTCTGCACTCGACTCAACCATATTAATCGCTTGGCTAGTACCCGCAACAGTTAAATGAATATCTGATTGCGTTGCTTGTTCTGTAGTTGGGTTAATAACAAGTTCACCTGCGACACGACCAACGTTAACGCCAGCAATTGGACCGTTGAACGGAATATCTGATACGCCTAAAGCAAGTGAAGAACCTAACATTGCTGACATTTCTGGTGAGCAATCTTGATCAACAGATAAAACTGTGTTAACAATTTGGATTTCAGTACGGACTCCATCTGGGAACATAGGACGAATTGGGCGGTCAATTAGACGTGCTGTTAAAGTGGCGTTCTCTGACG contains the following coding sequences:
- the pnp gene encoding polyribonucleotide nucleotidyltransferase — encoded protein: MFEKHVFETTIGGRPLSVEIGEFARQANGAVLVRYGDTVVLSTAVASKRSVTGNFFPLTVNYEEKKYAVGKIPGGFIKREGRPSENATLTARLIDRPIRPMFPDGVRTEIQIVNTVLSVDQDCSPEMSAMLGSSLALGVSDIPFNGPIAGVNVGRVAGELVINPTTEQATQSDIHLTVAGTSQAINMVESSAEEVPEDEMLEALLFGHRAIKDINEFQDKIIEQIGKDKFELTIVQNDEEIMEEITTRYREAMINAIKTEEKLAREEAIAEVMQGAVAYYEELHVENPDVDEVLSSVNSALQALEKDVVRHLITADRIRPDGRKVDQIRPLASRVGILPRTHGSGLFTRGQTQALTVATLAPLGEHQIIDGLGVEESKRFIHHYNFPPYSVGETGRMGSAGRREVGHGALGERALAQIIPDEDVFPYTIRLVSEVLESNGSSSQASICAGTLALLDAGVPIKAPVAGIAMGLVMAGDNYTILTDIQGLEDALGDMDFKVAGTEKGITALQMDIKIEGITEQILDEALVQARQARLAILEEITSTISEPRTELSPYAPKIEMIQIKPDKIKVVIGRGGDTINKIIDETGVKIDIDDEGNVSIASTDQSMINRAKEIIEQLTHEVKAGEIYEGTVKRIEKFGAFVEILPGKDGLVHISELEHRRVNQVEDVLTLNDKVKVRVQEIDDKGRINLSRKALIEKE